The Desulfuromonas sp. genome includes a region encoding these proteins:
- a CDS encoding outer membrane protein transport protein encodes MTRRSVRQRWLPLLAFLLLVSIPQGAEGTNGMNLIGFGAVSPAMGGADLALVDNATAMNINPAGLCECAGPEIGLALSLLMPQITHGHSHGESHDAQDQVFLLPLLTYAQPVTLAGVPLTVGVGLFSQGGMGVDHRGLHTPFGTVDDLSSDVRYAKVTPTLAWRSPVSGLKLGASLNLGYANTEMELFPESSGPEFAGMDLEGMEAFGYGFRLGFQYTLGRVTFGGAYLSRSELDFDGGNMVLNFGEEKVRYDAEMEGFDWPRQAGLGISYHVSPRIRLAADVDWIDWEGAIDTIIIRLDNPSSPTAPASRTIRFPMDWKEQWVYAVGAEIEALPGWLLRLGYNHGDSPVPDTTLSPLFPAIVEDHLTAGVGTQHGQWSFDLAFEVALSARQDNDNPSNPFGGIFYEKHSQFLAHAMVRRFF; translated from the coding sequence ATGACGCGAAGAAGCGTCAGACAGCGCTGGTTACCCCTGCTCGCCTTTCTGCTCCTGGTTTCCATTCCCCAGGGCGCCGAAGGGACCAACGGGATGAACCTGATCGGCTTCGGGGCCGTCTCTCCGGCTATGGGCGGGGCCGACCTGGCGCTTGTCGACAACGCCACGGCGATGAACATCAATCCCGCCGGACTCTGCGAGTGCGCCGGGCCTGAAATCGGACTCGCCCTCAGCCTCCTCATGCCGCAGATCACCCATGGGCATTCTCACGGCGAAAGCCACGACGCGCAGGACCAGGTATTTCTCCTACCCCTGCTTACCTACGCGCAGCCGGTGACCCTGGCAGGGGTTCCCCTGACTGTTGGGGTCGGGCTCTTTTCCCAGGGGGGGATGGGCGTGGATCACAGGGGACTGCACACCCCGTTCGGCACGGTCGACGACCTCAGTTCCGACGTGCGGTACGCCAAGGTCACCCCGACGCTGGCCTGGCGCAGCCCGGTGAGCGGCCTGAAGCTTGGGGCCAGCCTCAATCTCGGTTACGCCAACACGGAAATGGAGCTCTTCCCCGAGTCATCCGGTCCCGAGTTCGCAGGGATGGATCTCGAGGGGATGGAAGCCTTCGGCTACGGCTTTCGCCTCGGCTTTCAGTATACCCTCGGGCGCGTGACCTTCGGAGGCGCCTACCTCTCCAGGTCGGAACTCGACTTTGACGGGGGGAACATGGTTCTCAATTTCGGCGAGGAGAAGGTTCGATACGACGCCGAGATGGAGGGCTTCGACTGGCCGCGACAGGCGGGGCTGGGGATCAGCTACCATGTTTCGCCGCGGATCCGACTGGCGGCCGATGTCGACTGGATCGATTGGGAGGGTGCCATCGATACGATTATCATCCGCCTCGATAACCCCTCGAGCCCTACCGCGCCGGCCAGCCGAACCATTCGATTTCCCATGGACTGGAAGGAGCAGTGGGTCTACGCGGTCGGGGCCGAAATAGAAGCCCTGCCGGGGTGGCTTCTGCGCCTCGGGTACAATCACGGTGATTCCCCCGTTCCCGACACCACACTCTCCCCGCTCTTCCCGGCGATCGTCGAAGACCACCTGACCGCCGGGGTCGGCACCCAGCACGGGCAATGGAGTTTCGATCTCGCCTTCGAGGTGGCCCTTTCCGCGCGGCAGGACAACGACAACCCCAGCAACCCCTTTGGGGGGATCTTTTACGAAAAGCACTCCCAGTTTCTCGCCCACGCCATGGTGCGGCGCTTCTTCTAG
- the hcp gene encoding hydroxylamine reductase, with amino-acid sequence MFCYQCEQTAQGTGCTKVGVCGKQPDVAALQDLLVYGLKGVAFWANEARKAGKIEAAIDRFMIEGLFTTVTNVDFDPAAIERVLRKCGEVKEQAKSLAGPVSGPVPEAADWQPAIGSAALVQQGEAHGVKSNDIDPDVKSVQELVIYGIKGYAAYAEHALTLGAESDEIYAFTHKALAATLDNSLGLTDFVTLAMECGRINLVTMELLNKAHTDHYGHPVPTPVQLGTRAGKAILVSGHDLRMLEELLKQTEGKGINIYTHGEMLPAHGYPGLKKYPHLAGNFGNAWQDQAKEFPDFPGAIIFNTNCIQRPTDAYKDRLFTWGLVQWPDVKHIDGWDFSAVIEKALASPGFEEKPGKEILVGFGHNAVLGVADKVIEGVKAGAIKHFFLIGGCDGAKSGRNYYTEFAEKAPKDTVILTLACGKYRFNKLEFGDIGGIPRLLDVGQCNDAYSAVQIALALADAFDCGVNDLPLSLILSWYEQKAVAILLTLLHLGIKNIKLGPTLPAFVTPNVLNFLVENFNIAPIGTADEDLKAILG; translated from the coding sequence ATGTTTTGTTACCAATGCGAACAAACCGCCCAGGGAACCGGATGCACGAAAGTCGGCGTCTGTGGCAAGCAACCGGACGTTGCCGCCCTGCAGGACCTGCTAGTCTACGGCCTCAAGGGGGTCGCTTTCTGGGCCAACGAGGCGCGCAAGGCCGGAAAAATAGAGGCCGCAATCGACCGCTTCATGATCGAGGGTCTCTTCACCACCGTCACCAACGTCGACTTCGACCCTGCTGCCATCGAAAGGGTCTTGCGCAAGTGCGGCGAGGTCAAAGAGCAGGCCAAGTCCCTGGCCGGCCCTGTCAGCGGGCCCGTCCCCGAGGCCGCCGACTGGCAGCCGGCCATCGGCAGCGCCGCCCTGGTGCAGCAGGGCGAAGCCCACGGCGTCAAGAGCAACGACATCGACCCGGACGTCAAGAGCGTGCAGGAACTCGTCATCTACGGCATCAAGGGCTACGCCGCCTACGCCGAACACGCCCTCACCCTTGGCGCCGAAAGCGACGAGATCTACGCCTTCACCCACAAGGCCCTTGCCGCGACCCTCGACAACAGCCTCGGCCTGACGGACTTCGTCACCCTCGCCATGGAATGCGGCCGCATCAACCTTGTCACCATGGAGCTGCTCAACAAGGCTCACACCGACCACTACGGCCACCCGGTTCCGACCCCGGTCCAGCTCGGCACCAGGGCCGGAAAGGCCATCCTCGTCTCCGGCCACGACCTTCGCATGCTCGAGGAATTGCTCAAGCAGACCGAGGGCAAGGGGATCAACATCTACACCCACGGCGAGATGCTCCCCGCCCACGGCTATCCCGGCCTCAAAAAGTACCCTCACCTCGCCGGCAACTTCGGCAACGCCTGGCAGGACCAGGCCAAGGAATTTCCCGACTTCCCCGGCGCCATCATTTTCAACACCAACTGCATCCAGCGCCCGACAGATGCCTACAAGGACCGCCTCTTCACCTGGGGCCTGGTGCAGTGGCCCGACGTCAAGCACATTGACGGCTGGGACTTCTCCGCTGTGATCGAAAAGGCCCTCGCCAGCCCGGGGTTCGAGGAGAAACCCGGCAAGGAGATCCTGGTCGGCTTCGGTCACAATGCAGTTCTCGGCGTCGCCGACAAGGTCATCGAGGGAGTCAAGGCCGGCGCCATCAAGCACTTCTTCCTCATCGGCGGCTGCGACGGCGCAAAGTCCGGGCGCAACTACTACACCGAGTTCGCCGAGAAGGCCCCCAAGGACACGGTCATCCTGACCCTGGCCTGCGGCAAGTACCGCTTCAACAAGCTCGAGTTCGGCGACATCGGGGGCATCCCCCGCCTGCTCGACGTCGGCCAGTGCAACGACGCCTACAGCGCTGTCCAGATCGCCCTGGCCCTAGCGGACGCCTTTGACTGCGGGGTCAACGACCTGCCCCTCAGCCTGATCCTCTCCTGGTACGAGCAGAAGGCGGTGGCGATCCTTCTCACCCTGCTCCACCTCGGGATAAAGAACATCAAACTGGGGCCGACCCTGCCGGCCTTCGTCACCCCGAACGTCCTCAACTTCCTGGTGGAGAACTTCAACATCGCCCCCATCGGCACAGCCGACGAGGACCTCAAGGCGATTCTCGGCTGA
- a CDS encoding AsmA family protein, with protein MKKLGKYFGIGVAILVVLTIVFAILAKVLITPERVRDTLQPLAKKALHREVGLGAVEVSLLSGITLGDLVVAERDGADPFVAAEKVVLRYSLWPLLAGRVVVDEVRLVKPSIRVVRLADGSFNFSDLLGAGPVDPVQETEKSAEPEVTPDGQPLDLLVSEVSIAEGEILFLDHALGTEAPYRHKVSELELRARDISLEDAFPFDLSAVVNGGSLAVLGEANPKALSGSADVKMKGLDLVPFTPYFREALPGKLGSLKVSLDLALEGGAGKVSSSGKVGLDEIDLLLNALPDAPIQGGALHLDYALGVDLNAGRLDLERGVIAFNGVPLEVSGHVEDFLQSPVLALALVLKDLELEPSLSALPPGLVPELGELKPAGSVNARINLAGSTAEPMKLLRDGEIRLENVQASAGGARPALSGVIALEKDSFRSEGLKLVLGENRADIDLNGSNLYGKPIVISSAIRSDRFLIEPLLGTAAAPAAAAKKGGAGDQAPKAGSEVGPLDLPLRAEGTVQIGQTVYKGLAVNNFDMHYLLDKNILTVDRMTGEMAGGTLSETARVDLGQKGLAYTADLAFSGVQADPLVSAFAPKASGMIFGLLNFQTHMSGRGTLPETFKRSISGKGKLTLGDGKLTGAGLVVGLADFLGLPELRELRFSDAKGSFTIKDGRINLSSDFNGREVRLAPSGNVGLDGSLDVVLDGRLSPELTAKLDKAGRTSKFLRDAEGWGQLPLKVTGTMGSPRFTLDTTAAVEQVKEKAREKIEKTIQEKIFKKIDPGAAEGEGVEEPAKQLLEKTFKGLFCN; from the coding sequence GTGAAGAAACTCGGAAAGTATTTCGGCATAGGTGTCGCCATACTGGTCGTTTTGACGATTGTTTTTGCGATCCTTGCCAAGGTCCTCATCACCCCGGAGCGGGTGCGCGATACCCTGCAGCCCCTCGCCAAAAAGGCACTGCACCGCGAGGTCGGCCTCGGCGCGGTGGAGGTGAGCCTCCTCTCCGGCATCACCCTCGGCGACCTGGTCGTTGCCGAACGCGACGGAGCCGATCCCTTTGTGGCGGCAGAGAAGGTTGTGCTGCGCTACAGTTTATGGCCTCTGCTCGCAGGGCGGGTGGTTGTCGATGAGGTTCGCCTTGTGAAGCCCTCCATCCGGGTCGTACGCCTTGCCGACGGGAGTTTCAATTTCAGCGACCTGCTCGGTGCCGGGCCAGTGGACCCGGTCCAGGAAACGGAAAAGAGCGCGGAGCCGGAAGTTACCCCGGATGGCCAGCCCCTCGACCTCCTGGTGTCCGAGGTTTCCATCGCCGAAGGGGAGATTCTCTTTCTCGACCATGCCCTCGGGACCGAGGCGCCCTACCGGCACAAGGTGTCCGAACTGGAACTGCGCGCCCGGGATATCTCCCTGGAGGATGCCTTCCCCTTCGATCTCAGCGCCGTCGTCAACGGGGGCTCTCTGGCCGTCTTGGGGGAAGCTAATCCAAAGGCGCTGTCTGGAAGTGCCGATGTGAAGATGAAGGGTCTGGACCTGGTCCCCTTCACGCCCTACTTCCGAGAGGCGCTCCCCGGAAAACTAGGTTCTCTCAAGGTGAGTCTCGATCTTGCCCTGGAGGGAGGCGCAGGCAAAGTCAGTTCGAGCGGGAAGGTTGGCCTGGATGAGATCGACCTTCTTTTGAATGCCCTTCCGGATGCTCCGATTCAGGGCGGCGCCCTTCACCTCGACTATGCCTTGGGGGTCGACCTGAACGCAGGACGGCTCGACCTGGAGCGTGGGGTCATCGCATTTAATGGCGTTCCGCTGGAGGTTTCCGGCCATGTGGAGGATTTCCTGCAAAGCCCCGTACTCGCACTGGCCCTCGTCCTGAAGGATCTGGAACTTGAGCCCAGCCTTTCAGCCCTGCCTCCGGGGCTGGTGCCGGAGCTCGGCGAGCTGAAACCTGCCGGCTCCGTCAATGCCCGGATCAATCTGGCCGGAAGCACAGCAGAGCCGATGAAGCTCCTGCGGGACGGAGAGATCCGGCTCGAAAATGTACAGGCCAGCGCAGGGGGCGCCCGGCCGGCGCTGTCGGGGGTGATCGCCCTTGAGAAGGACTCATTCAGGTCCGAGGGACTCAAGCTGGTCCTGGGAGAGAACCGTGCCGACATCGACCTGAATGGGAGCAACCTCTACGGAAAGCCGATCGTAATATCCAGTGCCATCCGTTCCGACCGCTTTCTGATCGAGCCCCTTCTGGGGACGGCCGCGGCGCCGGCCGCCGCAGCAAAGAAAGGCGGGGCCGGGGACCAGGCACCGAAAGCGGGTTCGGAAGTCGGGCCTCTCGACCTGCCTCTGCGGGCCGAAGGGACGGTTCAGATCGGCCAGACCGTTTACAAGGGGCTCGCCGTGAACAACTTCGACATGCACTATCTTCTCGACAAAAACATCCTGACCGTGGACCGGATGACCGGTGAAATGGCGGGGGGTACCCTGAGCGAGACGGCCCGGGTCGATCTTGGCCAGAAAGGGCTCGCCTATACCGCCGACCTGGCTTTCAGCGGGGTGCAGGCCGACCCCCTGGTGAGCGCCTTTGCCCCCAAGGCGAGCGGCATGATCTTCGGTCTGCTCAATTTTCAAACCCACATGAGCGGCCGCGGGACCCTTCCCGAGACCTTCAAGCGCAGTATCTCAGGAAAGGGCAAGCTGACTCTGGGCGACGGAAAACTGACCGGTGCCGGTCTGGTCGTGGGCCTCGCCGATTTCCTCGGACTTCCGGAGCTTCGGGAGCTGCGGTTCAGCGATGCCAAGGGGAGTTTCACCATAAAAGATGGACGGATCAACCTGTCGAGCGATTTCAACGGCCGGGAGGTTCGCCTGGCTCCCAGCGGCAACGTCGGTCTCGACGGTTCCCTCGACGTGGTCCTCGACGGCCGGCTCTCCCCGGAGCTGACCGCCAAGCTCGACAAGGCGGGCAGGACCAGCAAGTTCCTGAGGGATGCCGAGGGGTGGGGTCAACTGCCCCTGAAAGTCACCGGCACGATGGGGTCGCCCCGGTTCACACTCGATACAACGGCTGCGGTCGAACAGGTGAAGGAGAAGGCCCGGGAAAAGATCGAGAAGACTATACAGGAGAAGATATTCAAGAAGATCGATCCGGGAGCGGCCGAGGGTGAGGGCGTCGAGGAGCCGGCCAAACAACTCCTGGAAAAGACCTTCAAGGGGTTGTTCTGCAATTGA
- a CDS encoding ferritin family protein, giving the protein MTGVEDFSGFEVVKAAMEVEKNGHRFYSAMAQKADSELAREIFSWLAQDEVQHLKTLEDLVPKYEEGAFWDDEEQFLPYLRRFRAQEIFPSRERLEALLHQGDSDVKALDLAIEAEERFSEYFHKASQSARTQDGKDAFAWLASEEERHATILKERKEKILSAS; this is encoded by the coding sequence ATGACGGGAGTCGAAGATTTCAGCGGGTTCGAGGTGGTCAAGGCGGCCATGGAGGTGGAGAAGAACGGCCACCGCTTCTATTCGGCCATGGCCCAGAAGGCCGACAGTGAATTGGCGCGGGAGATTTTCTCCTGGCTGGCCCAGGACGAGGTCCAGCACCTGAAAACCCTTGAAGACCTCGTGCCCAAATACGAGGAAGGCGCTTTCTGGGACGACGAGGAGCAGTTTCTACCCTACCTGCGTCGTTTCCGGGCACAGGAGATCTTCCCTTCCCGAGAACGCCTCGAAGCGCTGCTTCACCAGGGCGATTCAGATGTAAAGGCTCTCGACCTGGCCATCGAGGCCGAGGAGCGCTTCTCCGAGTATTTCCACAAGGCGTCCCAAAGCGCGCGGACCCAGGACGGCAAGGACGCCTTTGCCTGGCTGGCATCCGAGGAAGAGCGGCACGCCACGATTCTCAAGGAGCGAAAGGAAAAAATTCTCTCCGCCTCTTAA
- a CDS encoding ferritin family protein, translated as MNVFDFALQMETDGKVFYEKMARETKIPGLNTIFSRLADDEQKHYETIRALKDESPPSMAQTMVLEATQNVFTELLHEKDALGPIEGDLEGYRYAMKIEAESFRFYENAAKRDKDPAVAALLLRIADEERKHFNIVENILHFVDAPNNYLAWGEFSNIEEFRQFGRDVDL; from the coding sequence ATGAATGTTTTCGATTTTGCACTGCAGATGGAAACGGACGGCAAGGTGTTTTACGAGAAAATGGCCCGGGAGACCAAGATTCCCGGTTTGAATACGATTTTCTCCCGCCTCGCCGACGACGAGCAGAAGCACTATGAAACGATCCGGGCCCTCAAGGACGAATCCCCGCCCTCCATGGCTCAGACGATGGTGCTGGAGGCGACCCAAAACGTCTTCACGGAACTTCTTCACGAAAAAGACGCCCTCGGCCCCATCGAGGGGGACCTGGAGGGATACCGCTACGCCATGAAGATCGAGGCCGAAAGCTTTCGATTTTACGAGAACGCGGCCAAGCGGGATAAAGACCCGGCCGTTGCGGCCCTGCTGCTCCGGATTGCCGATGAGGAACGGAAACATTTCAATATCGTGGAAAACATCCTTCACTTCGTTGACGCCCCCAACAACTACCTGGCCTGGGGCGAATTCAGCAACATCGAAGAGTTTCGCCAGTTCGGCCGGGACGTTGACCTGTGA
- a CDS encoding type 1 glutamine amidotransferase domain-containing protein, whose amino-acid sequence MNPGKSILFVVTNCDRIDSDHPTGLWLEEFAVPFEAFREAGFDVEVASPGGGSAPIDPRSTPPEEQKEQWAAARKALEKTRPLNRVDSAPFEALFLPGGHGTMFDLPECKALQRLLETFEGQEKVIAAVCHGPAGLVGALGKDGRPLVAGRTLTAFTDAEEKTVELDGLMPFLLESRLRELGAKFVTGSNWQDHVERDGNLITGQNPQSSASTARAVLELLNRGD is encoded by the coding sequence ATGAACCCCGGGAAAAGCATCCTTTTTGTGGTGACCAATTGCGACCGTATCGATTCCGATCATCCGACCGGCCTGTGGCTGGAAGAGTTCGCGGTCCCCTTCGAGGCCTTTCGCGAGGCCGGATTCGATGTCGAGGTGGCCAGCCCCGGGGGCGGATCCGCACCGATCGACCCTCGCAGCACACCCCCAGAAGAACAGAAGGAACAATGGGCAGCGGCCCGGAAGGCCTTGGAAAAGACCCGCCCCCTGAATCGGGTCGATTCGGCCCCCTTTGAAGCCCTGTTCCTTCCGGGAGGGCACGGGACCATGTTCGACCTACCCGAGTGCAAAGCGCTTCAACGACTGCTCGAGACCTTCGAAGGACAGGAGAAGGTGATTGCCGCGGTCTGCCACGGCCCGGCGGGACTGGTCGGGGCGCTGGGGAAGGACGGGCGCCCCCTTGTAGCAGGCCGCACCCTCACCGCCTTTACCGACGCGGAGGAGAAAACCGTTGAACTGGACGGACTGATGCCCTTCCTTCTGGAGAGCAGGCTAAGGGAACTGGGAGCGAAGTTCGTGACCGGATCCAACTGGCAGGACCATGTGGAAAGGGACGGCAACCTGATCACAGGCCAGAACCCCCAGTCAAGCGCCAGTACCGCCCGGGCCGTGCTGGAACTTTTAAACCGGGGTGACTGA
- the rtcA gene encoding RNA 3'-terminal phosphate cyclase has product MRIRSIRAGRRKPGLMAQHLKAVEAASVISGAKAEGVHGGSTELVFRPGNLSPGEYRFDIGTAGSTSLVLQAVLLPLALCGAPSSLAITGGTHVAWSPCFHYLSLHWMPCLRLIGLVGELTLDRAGYYPKGGGRIRARIAPLSALTPLKMKERGPLQSVHCLSAVTNLPLSVAERQSWQARTRLEGLGVDVSSEEIRLPGIGRGTLLLLLGVFAASRCCFYALGERGKSAEGVADEAVEALLGFQKTEGDVDEYLADQMLLPLALAPGLSELNTARVSRHLLTNAEVIKTFLPVHIEIDAPAGRPGLVRIEGCGLDGLRRMRRGGLPLSLR; this is encoded by the coding sequence ATGCGGATCCGGTCCATCCGGGCCGGGCGCAGAAAACCCGGTCTGATGGCTCAGCACCTGAAGGCGGTGGAGGCCGCCTCCGTCATCAGCGGGGCGAAGGCGGAAGGAGTCCACGGGGGATCGACGGAGCTCGTTTTCCGTCCCGGGAACCTTTCCCCCGGAGAATACCGATTCGACATCGGCACTGCGGGGTCAACCTCCCTGGTGCTTCAGGCCGTTCTGCTGCCCCTGGCTCTGTGCGGAGCCCCCTCTTCGCTGGCCATCACCGGGGGAACCCATGTGGCCTGGAGCCCCTGTTTTCATTACCTCTCACTGCACTGGATGCCCTGCCTGCGCCTGATAGGCCTGGTGGGTGAGTTGACCCTGGACAGGGCCGGATATTATCCCAAGGGGGGCGGCCGCATCAGGGCTCGGATCGCTCCCTTGTCGGCCCTGACTCCCCTGAAAATGAAAGAACGCGGACCCCTGCAGAGTGTCCACTGCCTTTCCGCGGTGACCAACCTTCCGCTGTCTGTTGCGGAGCGTCAAAGCTGGCAGGCGCGGACCAGGTTGGAGGGGCTCGGGGTCGATGTGTCTTCAGAAGAGATTCGGTTGCCGGGGATCGGCAGAGGGACGCTGCTTCTGCTCCTGGGGGTTTTTGCCGCGTCCCGGTGTTGTTTTTACGCCCTTGGAGAGCGGGGCAAGTCGGCCGAGGGGGTGGCCGACGAGGCGGTCGAAGCTTTGCTCGGCTTTCAGAAAACGGAGGGAGACGTTGACGAGTATCTGGCCGACCAGATGCTTCTTCCCCTGGCCCTCGCCCCCGGTCTTTCGGAGCTGAATACGGCACGGGTGAGCAGGCACCTGCTCACGAATGCCGAGGTCATAAAAACGTTTCTCCCGGTCCATATCGAGATCGATGCCCCCGCGGGCCGGCCGGGTCTGGTCAGAATCGAGGGATGCGGGCTCGATGGGCTCCGAAGGATGAGGCGGGGAGGATTGCCCCTTTCACTTCGCTAG
- a CDS encoding 4Fe-4S dicluster domain-containing protein has translation MPKIVIDEMRCKGCALCTIACPRGLIRLSEHINKQGFLPAVISEEDLAKCTSCALCAQMCPDVAICVFKEKKRA, from the coding sequence GTGCCGAAAATAGTTATCGACGAGATGCGCTGCAAGGGGTGCGCGCTATGCACCATCGCCTGCCCCCGGGGCCTGATCCGCCTGAGCGAGCATATCAACAAGCAGGGATTCCTGCCTGCCGTGATCTCCGAGGAGGACCTGGCCAAATGTACCTCCTGCGCTCTCTGCGCCCAGATGTGCCCCGACGTGGCGATCTGCGTCTTCAAGGAAAAGAAAAGGGCCTGA
- a CDS encoding 3-methyl-2-oxobutanoate dehydrogenase subunit VorB, which yields MSKRLFVKGNEAVAMGAIEAGCRFYFGYPITTQSDIPEYISREFPKVGGTFIQAESEIASINMLLGASACGERAMTSSSSPGISLKQEGISYMAGSELPGLIVNICRSGPGLGGIDASQADYFQSVKGGGHGGYHIIVLAPGSVQEMYDLTMLAFDLSDRYRVPAMILGDSVLGQMKEAMTPHPYEPPVDLPEKDWVVTGKGAHGGQRIVKSLYLGDGELEAHNWRLHAKYAELKEKEVRYEGVGLEDAELVVTAFGSTARIAKTAIRMARDEGLRVGLLRPITVFPFPEQAFLQATETAKRVLCIELNAGQMVQDVRLSVDRDAEVFFYGRPPGAGSLPTPEELLEQIRKYYKD from the coding sequence TTGAGCAAAAGGCTCTTTGTCAAAGGGAACGAGGCGGTCGCCATGGGGGCCATTGAGGCCGGGTGTCGTTTTTATTTCGGATATCCGATCACCACCCAGAGCGACATTCCCGAATATATTTCACGGGAATTCCCAAAGGTGGGCGGAACCTTCATCCAGGCGGAAAGCGAAATCGCCTCCATCAACATGCTGCTCGGAGCCAGCGCTTGCGGCGAGCGGGCCATGACTTCGTCGTCCAGCCCCGGGATCTCCCTCAAGCAGGAGGGGATCTCCTACATGGCCGGCAGCGAACTGCCCGGGCTGATCGTCAACATCTGCCGCTCCGGACCGGGTCTCGGCGGGATCGACGCCTCCCAGGCCGACTATTTCCAGTCCGTCAAGGGCGGCGGTCACGGCGGTTACCACATCATCGTCCTTGCGCCAGGTTCGGTGCAGGAAATGTACGACCTCACCATGCTCGCCTTCGATCTCTCCGACCGCTACCGCGTCCCCGCCATGATCCTCGGCGATTCGGTGCTCGGCCAGATGAAGGAGGCGATGACGCCACACCCCTACGAGCCCCCCGTGGACCTGCCGGAGAAGGACTGGGTCGTGACCGGCAAGGGCGCGCACGGTGGGCAGCGCATTGTCAAGTCCCTCTATCTCGGCGACGGCGAACTGGAGGCCCACAACTGGCGTCTGCACGCCAAGTACGCCGAACTCAAGGAGAAAGAGGTGCGCTACGAGGGGGTCGGGCTGGAGGACGCCGAACTGGTCGTCACCGCCTTCGGTTCCACCGCCCGCATCGCCAAGACCGCCATTCGCATGGCCCGGGACGAGGGGCTGCGGGTCGGGCTGCTGCGCCCCATTACCGTCTTCCCCTTCCCAGAGCAGGCGTTCCTGCAGGCCACCGAGACCGCTAAACGGGTGCTGTGCATCGAACTCAACGCCGGGCAAATGGTTCAGGACGTGCGCCTGTCGGTCGATCGGGACGCCGAGGTCTTTTTTTACGGCCGTCCCCCCGGGGCGGGCTCTCTGCCGACGCCCGAAGAGCTTCTGGAACAGATTCGAAAATACTACAAGGACTGA
- a CDS encoding thiamine pyrophosphate-dependent enzyme yields the protein MQQVFGHPASLKDVQTHFCPGCQHGTIHRLVAEAMDSFGVQDRTIGVASVGCSVFLYGYFDIDVVEAPHGRAPAVATGVKRARPDRIVFTYQGDGDLAAIGTSEIIHAANRGEAMTVIFVNNTTYGMTGGQMAPTTLPEQKTTTSPYGRDVEQAGHPIRMAELLTGLEGTAYSARVSVNSPKNILQAGRAIKKAFEMQIEGKGFAFIEVLSACPTNWGMNPLAANERVAEEMIPYFPLGVFKDNSEA from the coding sequence ATGCAGCAGGTCTTCGGCCACCCCGCCTCGCTCAAAGACGTACAGACCCATTTCTGCCCCGGTTGCCAGCACGGCACCATCCATCGCCTGGTTGCCGAAGCCATGGACAGTTTCGGCGTTCAGGACCGGACCATCGGCGTCGCCTCGGTGGGATGCTCCGTCTTCCTTTACGGCTACTTCGACATCGACGTTGTGGAGGCCCCCCATGGCCGCGCCCCGGCGGTCGCGACCGGGGTCAAGAGGGCCCGCCCCGACCGGATCGTCTTCACCTACCAGGGCGACGGCGACCTGGCCGCCATCGGCACCAGCGAGATCATCCACGCCGCCAACCGGGGCGAAGCGATGACCGTTATCTTTGTCAACAACACGACATACGGCATGACCGGTGGCCAGATGGCTCCGACCACCCTGCCCGAACAGAAGACCACGACCTCCCCCTATGGGCGGGACGTGGAGCAGGCCGGCCACCCCATCCGAATGGCCGAACTGCTGACCGGCCTCGAGGGGACCGCCTACAGTGCACGGGTCTCGGTCAATTCCCCCAAGAACATCCTGCAGGCCGGACGGGCCATCAAAAAGGCCTTCGAAATGCAGATCGAGGGGAAGGGGTTCGCCTTTATCGAGGTCCTGTCGGCCTGTCCCACAAACTGGGGGATGAACCCTCTGGCGGCCAACGAGCGGGTGGCCGAGGAGATGATTCCCTACTTTCCGCTTGGCGTGTTCAAGGATAATTCCGAGGCCTGA
- a CDS encoding 2-oxoacid:acceptor oxidoreductase family protein yields MTYDVFMAGFGGQGILLAGNLLAYAAMGEGKNVSYFPAYGVEKRGGAATCTVVISDEEVGSPVIGSPGAALILNQLSMEKYFSRVRPDGFCLVNSSLVDEPGHGRDDIQILRIPLNDIALEVGDARLVNMISLGAYAARTGAVELSSIKEALKEALPERNHRFIPMNAQAIDMGAEFARGRAAVA; encoded by the coding sequence ATGACTTACGACGTGTTCATGGCCGGCTTCGGCGGCCAGGGAATCCTCCTGGCAGGGAACCTTCTCGCCTATGCCGCCATGGGAGAGGGGAAGAACGTTTCCTATTTTCCGGCCTACGGGGTCGAAAAAAGGGGCGGGGCGGCGACCTGCACCGTGGTGATTTCCGACGAGGAGGTCGGTTCGCCGGTGATCGGCAGTCCGGGCGCAGCCCTGATCCTCAACCAGCTGTCCATGGAGAAGTACTTTTCCCGGGTGCGCCCGGACGGGTTCTGCCTTGTCAACTCCTCCCTGGTGGACGAACCCGGTCACGGCCGGGATGACATCCAGATTCTGCGCATTCCCCTCAACGACATTGCCCTAGAGGTCGGCGACGCCCGCCTGGTCAACATGATTTCTCTCGGGGCCTACGCCGCCCGGACCGGCGCGGTGGAACTGTCCAGCATCAAGGAGGCCCTCAAGGAGGCCCTCCCCGAGAGGAACCATCGCTTCATCCCCATGAACGCGCAGGCTATCGACATGGGCGCCGAATTTGCCCGGGGCAGGGCCGCCGTCGCCTGA